Part of the Haloarcula laminariae genome is shown below.
ACGGCCGTCAGGAGGATGATGGTCGGGCCGAAGTAGAAGGTGATATCCAGGTGGTACAGCAGCAGGGCGACGGCGGCGACGGAGACGTACGCCAGCCCGGCATCGATGGCCGTCTCGGGCAGCGCGACGCCGCCCCGCTCCGCGGTCCGAGCGAGCGCGGCCAATCCCAGCAGGCCGGTGACGAGGAGCCACGGGGCGGCCAGTGCGGCGGCCACGGGGCCGACCACATCGAGCGCGAGCGAGGCGGTGAGGAGGAGCGCGCCGACGGGCTGGCACCACACCGCCGCGCGGAGGCAGCGGCCGGCGGGACCCGGGAACGGGCCGTGGCCGGCCATGCCGACACCGAGCGGGACCAGCACCAGTGGCGCGAGTGCGAGCGCCCGCGGGACGGTGCCGAGCGCACCGGCGGCCACGGCCGCGACCCAGACGACGGCGCCGAGGCCGGCGCTCAGGTCGGGGACGGCGACGCCGCCGATAGTCGGAACGGCCCCGGTGTCGTCCCGCCGGACGACGCTCATACCGGCGGGAGTTTCGGGAGCCCCGCCATCGGTTTGAGCCGCTCGACGGCGGAGTCTTCGCGGGCCTCGCTGGCCTGTGTGAACGTCCCGCGGTAGCTGAGGACGTGGCCCGCGAGCGGGTTCTCGACGGTCGCCAGCACGTGGTAGCGCTCGCCGGCCTCGTCGTAGCGGTCCCGGACTTCGACGCCGGCCGCCACCGCGTCGGGCAGCGCGACGTAGCGGCCCTTGCGGTGGAGCCACTGCCGGCCGGCCTCGACGACGAGCGCGCCGTCCTCGACGCGGGGGTGCAGTTCCGTCGCGACGAGGCCGCCCCTGCCGAGGTAGTCCAGCAGCCGCTCGTTTTCGGCGTCCCAGACGGTCACGCTGTCGAACCGGCGGCGGGTACCGTCGAAGTTGAACACCCTGCGGGTCGTCATCGCCTCGTGCCCGCTCAGTTCGTAGCCGGCCGTGGTCACCGCAAACCGGATGTCGTGGCCGGCCTCGGGGAACAGCATGTCCCGGCTCGTCATCGCGTACAGCGCGGGCAGCGTGTGGACCCCGCGGGTGATGTCCATCCGGCCCCGGCCGACGGTGACGCCGTCACCGGGGCCGAGACTGTACCGCTCGCGGACCTTCGGATGGAGGTCGTCGGCCGCCGCGCCCAGCGCCCGCTCGTAGACGCCGGTCATACGTCCGTCCAGGTGCCGGCGGCGGTCGTCGACGTGGCGCTCCGCGGACTGGTGTGTGGGACCATCGTACGCCTTGATTTCGGTCCGGCGGCGGATAAAATTGTGTGAGGAGACACCGCAGGGCCTCGTGGCCGGCCGCCACGGTCAGACGGCTGTCGAAAGTTATTTTTCGGCATATGACAGATTATGCATGAGAGCTAATGCGTGAGGGGGACTCGCGGGGCGTGGCGTCGCTTATCGGAGTGTTGCTGATGGTCGGGGTCGTGGTCATCGTCGCCGCGGCGATGACAGTCTTCGTCTTCGACATCGGCTCCGGGGTGGAGTCGCCGGCCCCGAAGATGGACACCGACTACGAACTCGTGGCCGACGGCGGCGAGCGGACCGTCGCGATTACGCTCACGACCGGCGACGCGGTGGCGACGGAGAAACTCTACGTTGTCGGTTCGAAGGATATCGACATCGGCGGGGCGCCGGGGAGTTCCACGCCGGCACAGGAGCGGTACTCGTCGGAGCGGGAGACGTTCACGGAGTCCAGCGGCGGGAACCCGCCACAGGTCGGCATCGGGGAGACGTGGGACGCCGGCGAAACGGTGTACGTCGACCCGGACGGCGGCATCGATGGGGTCAGGATTACGGTCTACTGGACGAGCGAGTCGGTCGAGGGCATCAATCCGGGCCAGCCGGAGGGCGAGTACTCCTACAAGGTCAGCGAGTTCACGGTCGAGGGGTGACCGGCCCGGGTCGTCCCGACGGCGACACGTGCGACGGGACGCCACGCCGACGCAGAACCGTCACTCCTTCGAGCGGAGCTTCCGGTAGAGGTACGCGACGCCGAGCCCGCCGGCGAGCAGCGCCAGCGGCGAGGTAGCTGCCTTCGACGCCCGTTCGCGAACTGACCGGCCGACGGAGGACGACGCGCCGATGTGGTCGAGCACCGCTTCAGTGCTGTTTGCGACCGGTTCGGGGTCGTTGCCGGCCGCGGCGGCCGCGTCGGGGTCCTTGAGGAGATGGCCCGTCGTCAGGCAGACGACCGACTCGTCGGCCCCGATAACGCCCTCCTCGCGGAGCTTGTGCAGGCCGGCGATGGAGGCCGCGGAGGCCGGTTCGACGCCGACGCCCTCTCCGGCTATCTCGCGCTGGGCGTCGGTTATCTCGTCGTCGGAGACGGCGACGGCGGTGCCGCCGGTCTCCCGAATCCCGGGCAGCGCCTTCGGGGCGTTGACGGGGTTGCCGATGCGGATGGCCGTCGCGATGGTTTCGACGTCGTCCCAGCGGCGGACCTCGTCGTTGCCCTCCTCGACGGCCTCGACCATCGGCGCCGCGCCCTCGGCCTGGACGCCGGTGAGCTTGGGCACCTGGTCTTCGGTGATGGCGCCCGACTTGACGAGCTCGCGGAAGCATTTGTACAGCGCGGCGGTGTTGCCCGCGTTGCCGACGGGGAGGACGATGCGGTCCGGGTACTCGCCGTAGTCCTCGTAGTGTTCCTCCATGATTTCCAGGCCGATGGTCTTCTGGCCCTCCAGACGGAACGGGTTCAGCGAGTTCAGGAGGTAGGCCTCGCCGCGCTCGGCGAGGTCCTGGACGATGTCGAGACACTGGTCGAAGTTGCCGTCGACCTCGAGGATGCGGGCCCGGTGGAGAGCCGCCTGGGCTATCTTGCCTGCGGCGACCTTCCCCGCCGGCAGCAGGACGAGCGTCTCGAGCCCGGCGCGGGCGCCGTAGGCCGCAAGCGCCGCGGAGGTGTTGCCCGTCGAGGCACACGCCAGCCGGTCGACGCCGACCTCCTGGGCGACCCGGACGCCGACAGTCATTCCCCGGTCCTTGAAGCTCCCGGTGGGGTTCATCCCCTCGTGTTTCACGCGCAGGCTGTCGACGCCGGCCGAGTCCTCGATACGCGGGACGCGATGCAGCGGCGTGTTCCCCTCCGGGAGCGTGACGCCCACGTCGAAGGGCAGGGCGGCGTGGTAGCGCCAGACGCCCGACCCCTCGCCCTCGAAGTCCTCGAAGGTCGGCAGGTCGCCGTAGCGCACTTCCAACAGCCCGTCGCAGTCGTCGCAGGTGTAGCGGATGTCGTCGAACGGGGCGAACGTCTCCCCACACTCGATGCAGGTGAGCCAGACGCCGTCGTCGGCCTCCGGGGGTACGTCGTCGGTGAGTTGCAGGTCGGCCATTACCGGAGGGACGGCCCCATCGGGCAAAAGTCGGACGGTTACGGGCTGGAAGCGTCGGTCTCGTCGGGCGGCGATGAACAGGCGGAACACTGGTAGCGACGGCTCCGCCGGCACATCGCCTCATAGTGATCCGTGTGCCGATTTACCGGGATGCGCCGACCCCGAGGTCAGTGCTATCCGGAAATAGTTAACAATAACCATAATCACGGTGCATCTGGCTACCACCACACGCCAAATGCACGGCGAAGTTCCGGATTTCGACGGGTTACTTGAAGCCGGTCTCGACCCCCAGCACAGGACTGGACTACCGCATAGACGGACTTCGGTCAGCAACATCGGCAAGTCGAATTTTACCGAGCCCCTGGTTCAGTGAGAGGGTCCCAAATCTAAAGACTGATTGAATAGGGTTCTGCCGGAATTGGTGATTCCGGAGTTTGTCGAACCGTATCGCTTTCGAATAGGCCCGGAAGAAGAGTTGATACTCGCGCTCGGTGTGGGTTTCAGTAATAATATAGGCCGTCTTCTCTCGAAGGAATATCCGCACTATAGCGGATAGACAGGAGTGCACCGGCCGATAGCCGAACAGGTTTCCTCACCAAGCAGCGGCCCGGACTAATCGTGATAGTCTCAGGCTGGGTCGAAGGTCAAAGAGCTTCCCCTGGTGTGGTTATTGATTCTAAACTGTCGGTTTGTCTCCGAACCGAAAGCCTGTGCCGGAGTAGCTTGAACGCTAACGTCTCTTGTCAGGAATCGCCCGGCCGTGCTACCACTCGTCCCTCCGCCATGACCACTTGACTCTATACTCAGTCCATTACCAGACAACTGTTGGGGGTCAGTCACCTGTGTTGCGGACGTATTAGCAATTACCCCCGCAGTTTGGATCGCTTCTTCGCTGCTCGGGAATCCGCTTTCGTCGTTCGGGTCAACAGATATTAGCGTCTCGTTGAATGTCCCGATTTCAATCGTGTAACTGTTCGGCGGGGTGATCTCTAAAATCCATTCATACCGACCGGGCTCGATATCTGAATCGGAGAAATTGAATTCGAAGACGCCATCATCTGGCCGAATTGTCGGCGTGACTGTCTCTTCGCTATTTGGATAAGATAACCGCAGTGTACGGTCCCACTCCGGTTGAACTGACGGGTGGTAGGTAATATACGCCGCCTCCGCTGATTGTTGGAGTTCGTATTGATATCCATATATGAGTATTTCTTCGTCACTTGAGGCGATTTGTGACCCATTTTCGAGGAGATCAAACGAGTATCTCGCACATGCCTGCTCCGACATTATATTGACGTTTCCGCGCCACGTACCCGGAATCTCTACTCTCTTGTCTGTTTGCGCGTTTAGCAATGAATCATCTTCAAGCTCCCCGTCGTCAAAGTAATCCATGTAGAATTTCCTGATATCGTATGTGCCCACCGAGTCCTCACCCGAGGACGGTTCTCTTTCTTCATCAGTGGCGGTTGGGGTATCGTCATTTTGAGCGCCAGGAGTTCCGGTACTACTCTCGCCCTCACTGTTGAAACGGAGACAGCCAGTAAGTCCAGCTATCCCAGTGGCGCCTCCTAAACGCAGGAAACGCCTCCGTGTAGAATTAGTCACTATGCACCGGTATTCAATACCAAAACACAATATACTTTTTCATCTTCCAATTCAATTACATAGATAGAGTGGCCGTAACTGAGGTTCACAGTACACTCGTCGGCCTTCGGATTCACATCTATCCGCTGTATCTTGCACGGCGATTCTGATGGTTTACTGAGAGTAAGCGCTCTTCGCCAGCCACTATATTACAGGTGCTGACCTAACCACGACTAATTGGATAAGTCGTTACTGTTGAAATTGCTTTGTATCAAATTTGTGTGGGAAACCTGCCGCTCACTAGACCTGCGCAGCGAGCGGTTGGTTCATGAAAACGTGTCCGGAACGAATGAAGCTGTTACGCTGATATGAAAGCTGGATTCAACACGGTGTCCGTAGTGGCTAAGGAGCGGTGTGACAGGGCTAGCCCCTATTAGGTGCCGTCGACAGGCGTCCCACCATCGAAGGCATCGATTCGGTCGTGGACCGCCGACGCCCACGCTTCCAGGGCCTCGTGCAGCAGCTCGCGGGCCTCGTCGAGCGGCGTCGCGGTGTACTGGTAGACGTGGCCGCCGCCGTCGAGCAGGCGGCGTTCGCGCTCGGCCAGCCCCTTCTCCCGCAGCGTCGACAGCGAGCGGTTGACGTTCGACCGGTCCCGCTCCAGCGCGGACGCGAGCTCCGCGACGGTGCTGCCCGGCGCGGACAGTAGCGTCCGGTACGTCCGGACCTCGTGGCGGTGGACGCCGAAGACACACGCCATCACCTCCGCGAGGTCCGGCTCCTCGGTGGCCATCAGGTCGCGGAACTGCTCGGGCGAGGGGTCGAGGCTCATATGCGGGCCGGTAGGGCCGCCGGGCGCATAAACGGGGCCGTTACTTCGGGCTCACCCGCTCTCGGCGCGGTTGCGCTGTCGCCACAGCCACCGTCGCATCGCCTCGCGCGTGCGGGTTCCGTGACAGCGGGGCCGAGAGCGTAGCCGCGGAAAAGTGTGCTGAAATGTCACATCAATAGCAAAAAGGGTAGTGTTTCGACTGGAACACCCGTGAGTCCCGGTCCCGAACGGCGTGGCGCGGGAACTGTTTCGAGTGGAAACGGAGGGTTGGGCGGCGAATCCGTGCCGTCTCGTGTGAGAGTCACTCACAAACGTAGCCGAAAGGGCAGCGTTTCGGGTGGAGACGCCGCGCCGACAGAAGTTCTATGGGCGTCTCGGTCGGGGATGGGACCATGGGAGACCAGACTGTGCTCGTGACCGGCGCGAGTTCGGGTATCGGCGCGGCGACGGTCCGTCGGGTGGCCGCGGACGGGGCCGACGTGGCCCTGCTGGCGCGGAGCGAGGCCCGGCTGCGGGAGCTGGCCGACGCCGTCGCCGCCGACCACGGCGTCGAAACCCACGTCGTTCCGGCCGACGTGCGCGAGTCGCCCGAGGTCGCGGCCGCCGTCGAGTCGACGGTGGAGGCGCTCGGCCCGCTCACCGGCGTTGTCGTCAACGCCGGGTTGGCCCGGGGGAGCGAGGTCGAGAGCATGACCGACGACGAGTTCCTGACGATGCAGCGGGTCAACGTCAACGGCGCGTTCTACACCGTCCGCGAGGCGGTGCCCCATCTCCGCGAGACGGCCGGCAACGTCGTCTTCATCGGGAGCTTCGCCGGCAAGTACCCCCGGCCGTTCAACCCGGTCTACGCCGCGACCAAGTGGTGGGTCCGCGGGTTCGCGATGAGCCTCGCCGCACAGGTCGGCGAGGAGGACATCGGCGTCACCGTCGTCAACCCCGCGGAGGTCCGCACGGAGTTCGAGAGCGCCGACGGCACCCCCTTCGCCGAGGTGTTCGAGGAAGGCGAGGTGACCGAACCGGAGGAGGTCGCCGACGCCGTCGCCTTCGCGCTCGGGCAAGCGCCGCCGACGACGGTCAACGAACTCGACGTGTATCGGCGCGACAAGTTCTCGCACTTCTAAAGAACCTTTTTCTGCGTCGGGTGCGCTCGCTTCGCTCGCGCACCACTCCTTGAAAAACGTTCGCGAAAAAGGCCGGAATCTCGCTACGCTCGATTCCGGTGAAGCGCGGCGCGAAGCGCCGCGTATGCTCTGTCAGCAGTGCTAGTCCTGCTCAGACAGCCACGCCAGCAGCCCCTTCTGGGCGTGCAGGCGGTTCTCGGCCTGGTCCCAGACGACAGCGTTGTCGCTCTCGATGGCGTCGTCGGTGACCTCCTCGCCGCGGTGGGCGGGCAGGCAGTGCATCAGCGTGCGGTCGCCCAGTAGCTCCGTCGTAATCTGGAACCCGTCGAACTCCGCGAGTTTCTCCTCGCGCTCGTCCTCCTCGCCCATGCTGACGAAGACGTCGGTGTAGACCACGTCGGTCCCGGAGACGGCCGCCTCGGGGTCGTGGGTCGTCTCGGGGGCGGTGCCGAGGTCCCCGGCGCGGGCCAGCACGTCGTCGTCGACCTCGTACCCCTCGGGCGTGGCGACGGTGAGGTCGAGGCCGACCATCGCCGCGCCCAGGACGAACGACTGACAGACGTTGTTGCCGTCGCCGACCCAGGCCACCGAGACGTCGTCGAACCCGCCGAACCGCTCCCGCACCGTCAGCAGGTCCGCCAGCGTCTGGCAGGGGTGGGCGTCGTCGGTCAGGGCGTTGATGACCGGCACGTCGCTGTATTCGGCCAGTTCCTCGACGTCCCCGTGGTCGTAGACGCGGGCCATCACGAAATCGACGTACCGGGCCAGCGCCCGGGCGGTGTCCTTGACGGGCTCGCCGTGACCCAGGTGGATGTCGTCGGGGCCCAGGAAGATGGCGTGTCCCCCAAGCTGTGTCATCCCGGTCTCGAAGGACACTCTGGTCCGGGTCGAGGGCTTCTCGAATATCATCCCCAGCGTCTGCTGGTCGAGCAGGTCGCTGGCGTCCTCGCCGTCCGGGCCCTTTATCGCGGCGGCGCGGTCCAGGACGGCGGTCAGTTCATCGGTCGTGAGGTCGTCGACATCGAGCAAGTGCATGGTTACAGCAGGCGTTCGGTCACGTCCGTGAGGACGCTCACCGCGCGGTCGTACTCCGCGAGGCGGATGTGTTCGTTCGGCGCGTGGTCGAGGTCGGAGTCGCCCGGCCCGTAGGTGACCATCGGGCAGTCCCAGGCCTTCGCGTAGACGTTCATGTCGCTGGTCCCGGTCTTGCGAAGGAGCGTCGGGTCGCCGCCGTGGTCGCGGATTGCCGTCCGGAACGCCCGGCCGACGCTGGTCCGCGGGCTCTGCATCACGGGTTCGATTTTGTCGTCCCAGTTGACGGTGCCGTTGTCCAGATGGCCGTCGGCCATCTCGCGTATCTCGTCGGTCGAGTACTCGGGGGGGACCCGCAACTGGACGCGCATGGTTGTCTCAACCGAGAGGCCGTCGTCGGAGATCCCGCCGCGGAAGTCGACGGGCTTGCAGGTGACCCGCTCGAAGACGGGGTGCCACTCGTCCCTGGCGAACTCGTCCTCGACGGCGGCCCACCAGTCCATCGCGTCCTGGATGGCGTTGTTCTCCGGGCGCGAAGAGTGACCGGACTCGCTCGTGGCGACGTAGGTGCCACCGAGCAGGCCCCGGTAGCCCAGCGTGATGCCCTCCCAGCCGGAGGGTTCGCCGTTGATGACCGCGCCGGGCTCGCTGTCGCGGTCCTCGACCAGGTAGTGTCCGCCCTTCGAGTCGACCTCCTCGCCGACGACGCCGACGAAGGAGGCCCCGGTGCGGACGGCGGCGACGGCCATCGAACACAGCGGCCCCTTCGCGTCGACGGAGCCACGGCCCCACAGCACCTCGCCGTCGTCGGTCTCCTCGACCCGCACCGGGATGTCGCCCGGGACGGTGTCGATGTGGGAGGTCAGCAGGACGCCGTCGTCGGCCGGCGCGCGGACGTTGCCGACCCCGTCGAGCCACACCTCGCGGTCGTGGGCCTCGAAGAAGGCCACGAGGCGCTGGGCGGCCTCGCGTTCCTCGCGCGAGACGGAGGGGATGCGGACCACGTCCTCCAGCAGGTCCCGGGCCTCCGTGTCGGCCTCGTGGGCCTGGGCTTCGCTCATCCCACCACCTCGGCCATGGCCTCGACCACCTCGTCGGCGTGTGACTCGTCGATGGTCAGCGGCGGGAGCAGGCGCACGACCGTGCGGCCGGCCGGCAGCGCCAGGATGCCGTGGTTCAGCGCGAGCTGTTTCAGGGCCTTGTTCGCGCCCCGACCGACCTCGACGCCGACCATCAGCCCCTCGCCGCGGATGTCGCGGACCTCGTCGCCGATGGCGGCCGTCAGCTCCGTCTGGAGGTAGTCGCCCACCGCGGCGGCGTTCTCGGGGACGCCTTCTTCGACGATGGTCGAGACGGTCGCGCCGGCGGCCGCGGAGATGACCGGCCCGCCCGAGAACGTCGAGGCGTGGGAGCCGTAGTTCTCGGCGATCCAGTCCCGACACAGCGTCGCGCCGACGGGCAGGCCGTTTCCGAGTCCCTTGGCGGACGTTATCATGTCGGGGGCCACGTCGGCCCGCTGGGAGTTCCACAGCGCGCCGGTGCGGCCCATCCCGGTCTGGACCTCGTCGAAGATGAGCGCCGCGCCCGCGTCCTCGGTTATCTCGCGGGCGGCTTCGAGGTAGCCGTCGGAGGCGGGGTTGATGCCGCCCTCGCCCTGGACCGGCTCGACGATGAAGGCCGCCGTGTCCTCGTCGACGGCCTCGTCGAGCGCCTCGCTGTCGTCGTAGGGAACGAACTCCACGTCGCCGATGAGCGGCTCGTAGGGCTCCTTGTACTTGTTCTTCCAGGTGGTCGCGAGCGACCCCATGGTGCGGCCGTGAAAGCCCTGCATCGTGGCGACGATTTTGGAGTTCCCAGTGGCCGACCGGGCGAACTTCAGCGCCGCCTCGTTGGCCTCCGTCCCGGAGTTACAGAGCCAGGTCTTGTCGATTGGGTCGGGCGCGGTGTCGGCGAGCAGGTCGTACAGCGCCGTCCGCTCGGCGTTGGGGTAGGAAGCCTGGACGTACGTGATTTGCTCCAGTTGCTCGGCAACGGCGGACTGGACGGCCTCGTGGCCGTGGCCCAGCGGGACGCAGGCGTAGGACGCGCCCATGTCCAGATACTCCGTGCCGCTGTCGTCGTAGACGTAGGCGCCGTCGCCGCGCTCGATGCGAATCGGCTTCTCGTTGAAGACGAAACCGCTCACAGCGACGCACCTCCGGCGGCGTCGACACGTGTCGTGTACACAGTCATTGTTCCTCCGTTACAGCCCCGGCCTTGATATGTGTCCCGTCACCGTCCAGCGCCGACAGAATCGGCTCGTCGGCGTTGGCGTCGGCGACGACCACCTCGCCGGCCCCGCCGGTGAGGGCCTCCCGGGCGGCCATAATCTTCCGGCCCATGAACCCCTCGGCGGCGGCCTCCAGGTCGGCCCAGTCCTCGCCCGTCTCGACCGATTCGATGAGCGTCGACGGGTCGTCGGGGTCCCCGTAGACCCCCTCCACGTCGGTCAGCAAGACCAGCGTCGCGTCGAGTTCGCCGGCTATCGCGGCCGCCGAGCGGTCGGCGTCGGTGTTGACGGGAACGATTTCCCCGTCGTCGTCTCCGGCCATGGGCGGTGCGGCAACCGGGGTGTATCCGTCACCGAGCAGCGACCGGAGCAGGTCGCCGTTGACCCGCTTGATGGTGCCGGAGTGGTCCCCGCGGCGGATTTTCTTCTTGCCGTCCTCGACCACGCGGACGGCGGATTTGCGGGGGCCGTAGAGCAGCTTCCCGTCGACGCCGTTGAGGCCGACGGCGTCGACCCCCTCGCTCTGGAGGCCCGCGACGAGCTGGGTGTTGAGGTGACCGAAGGCCATCTCGAACACCTCCATCGTCGCCTCGTCGGTGAAGCGGCCGACGACGCCGCTCGGCGTCTCGACGTACTCCGGGTCGATGCCGAGCCGTTCGAGCGTCTCGTCGACCTTGGTGGAGCCGCCGTGAACGACGACGACCTGTTTACCCTGCTCGACGAGCGATGCGACGTCCGCCAGCGCGCCCGCGGGGTCGACCGCACGAGCGCCGCCTACCTTGATTACTACGGTCATGAAAAGCTCTGTCCAGGTGTCAGGGTGCGCCGACGGGGTGGAGCCCCTGGAACTCCAGCCCCGCCGTCTCCTCGATGCCGAGCGCGACGTTCGCGGCGTGGACGGCCTGGCCGGCCGACCCCTTCATCATGTTGTCGATGGCCGAGAAGACGACCAGTCGCTTGTTGCCGGGGTCGAGTTCGAAGCCGACCTCCGCGCGGTTCGTGCCCGCGACGGCCTTCGGCTCGGGGTAGCGGTAGACGCCGCCACCGCCGGAGACGAGTTCGACGAACGGTTCGTCCTCGTACTGGCCGCGATAGGCGCCCCAGAGGTCCCCCTTCGAGACCGGGCCGTCGGGGAAGACGTGGCAGGTCGCGCTGGCGCCGCGGACCATGTCCACCGCGTGGACGGTAAAGGAGACGTCGACGCCGAGGAACTGCTGAATCTCGGCCTCGTGGCGGTGGCCCGTCGGGGCGTACGGGCGGACGACGCCCGAGCGCTCGGGGTGGCTGGAGGCCTCGCCGCCGCCGGCGCCGCCCTCGCTGGAGCCGACCTTCACGTCGACGACTATCTGCTCGTCGCCGCTGAGGACGCCGTGCTCGAACAGCGGCAGCAAGCCCAGGATGGTCGCCGTAGCGTTGCAGCCGCCCGACGCGATGAGGTCCGCGCCTTCGAGGTTCTCGCGGTTGAGTTCGGGCAGCGCGTACTCGCTGTCGGCCAGCAGTTCCGGACGGACGTGGCCGTCGTACCACTCCTCGTACTGGGCCTCGCTGTCCAGCCGGAAGTCCGCCGAGAGGTCGACCACGGTGTCGGCGGCGTCCTGGAAGTCGTCTATCTGTTCCATCGAGACGCCGTGGGGCGTCGCCGCGAACAGGACGTCGACGCTCTCCAAGTCGCTCGGGTCCGAGAAACGGAGGTCCGAGTGCCGGAGGTTCGGGTGCTGGTGCCCGATTGTCTTGTTCGCCTTCGAGCGGCTGGTGGCCTGTACGAGTTCGAACTCGGGGTGGCCGTCCAGCAGGCGAAGCAGCTCGCCGCCGGTGAAGCCCGAGCCCCCGACGACGCTGGCTGAGTAGGTCATGCTGTCGTCTCTGTACCGCTCTCGCTTCCCGCCTTCGATTCGAGCCAGTCGACGACCTTCGCGGGCACGTCGACGTCAGCGACCTCGTTGAGCGCCTTGAACTCGACGGTGTGGTTGACTTCGTGGACGGTGTAGTCGTCCGGCTCTGGGTCGTCTTCCGACACCCCGACCTCCATCAAGTCGATACCGAGCAGGCCGCCGCCGACCGCGTCGGAGGCTTTCTCGACCAGTTCCAGCGCGCGGTCGTCCAGTTCGAAGGGGTCGGTCTCGGCGCCCTTCGCCGCGTTGGTGAGCCAGTGGTCCGACGAGCGGACCATCGCCGCTATCGGCTCGCCGTCGACAGCCAGCACGCGGATGTCGCGGCCGGGCTTGTCGACGAACTCCTGGACGTAGAATATCTTGTGCTCGTAGTGGCCGAGCGTCTCCTTGTGTTCGAGGATGGCCTCGGCCGCGTCGCGGGAGTCGATTTTCGCCATCAGGCGGCCCCACGAGCCGACGACCGGCTTCAGGACGCAGGGGTAGCCGAAGTCCTCGATGGACTCCAGCGCGGCGTCCTTGGTGAATGCCACGTCGGTGTCGGGCGTCGGGACGCCCGCCTCGACCAAGGCGAGGCTGTTTTTCA
Proteins encoded:
- a CDS encoding acetylglutamate/acetylaminoadipate kinase, producing MTVVIKVGGARAVDPAGALADVASLVEQGKQVVVVHGGSTKVDETLERLGIDPEYVETPSGVVGRFTDEATMEVFEMAFGHLNTQLVAGLQSEGVDAVGLNGVDGKLLYGPRKSAVRVVEDGKKKIRRGDHSGTIKRVNGDLLRSLLGDGYTPVAAPPMAGDDDGEIVPVNTDADRSAAAIAGELDATLVLLTDVEGVYGDPDDPSTLIESVETGEDWADLEAAAEGFMGRKIMAAREALTGGAGEVVVADANADEPILSALDGDGTHIKAGAVTEEQ
- the lysX gene encoding lysine biosynthesis protein LysX — encoded protein: MNIGLLYSRIRKDEKLLLSELRERDHDIEKIDVRKQQFNISEAPEAFEDLDLVVDRCLSTSRSVYATKFARAYDVPVVNGPDVAEVCSDKVKNSLALVEAGVPTPDTDVAFTKDAALESIEDFGYPCVLKPVVGSWGRLMAKIDSRDAAEAILEHKETLGHYEHKIFYVQEFVDKPGRDIRVLAVDGEPIAAMVRSSDHWLTNAAKGAETDPFELDDRALELVEKASDAVGGGLLGIDLMEVGVSEDDPEPDDYTVHEVNHTVEFKALNEVADVDVPAKVVDWLESKAGSESGTETTA
- the argC gene encoding N-acetyl-gamma-glutamyl-phosphate reductase — translated: MTYSASVVGGSGFTGGELLRLLDGHPEFELVQATSRSKANKTIGHQHPNLRHSDLRFSDPSDLESVDVLFAATPHGVSMEQIDDFQDAADTVVDLSADFRLDSEAQYEEWYDGHVRPELLADSEYALPELNRENLEGADLIASGGCNATATILGLLPLFEHGVLSGDEQIVVDVKVGSSEGGAGGGEASSHPERSGVVRPYAPTGHRHEAEIQQFLGVDVSFTVHAVDMVRGASATCHVFPDGPVSKGDLWGAYRGQYEDEPFVELVSGGGGVYRYPEPKAVAGTNRAEVGFELDPGNKRLVVFSAIDNMMKGSAGQAVHAANVALGIEETAGLEFQGLHPVGAP